A region from the Neurospora crassa OR74A linkage group V, whole genome shotgun sequence genome encodes:
- a CDS encoding UPF0052 domain-containing protein, producing MSDKRTGITVFSGGTAANSLVDVFNGIIEKKNCQLNYIIPISDNGGSSSELIRFIGGPSVGDIRSRLVRLIPNPSNNQEKAALKALFEYRLPGDPSKARIEWLDIVEARHLLWAYISSPKRELIRSILNTLNLEIVKRTRPTSTFNFAEASIGNMFLTGARIFSGSFESAIYLLSMICSIPPNVSVLPAINSNFTHHISAGLEDGTTIAGQVAISHPSAPTALPDDVKISLATPSFPPLLHGGHGHGAPPSSANLHPAAMVAMAMHDGGIIKLPPQHLTVPSTAGSSSSTAASSSSVTTSQKTTPTKPTFPSLPSRPGARARSRTETEDASLPGSLPSLRTQNISFSKSDSDEADQLSARIERVWYINPYGHEIWPNANPKVIDALAGTTMVVYSIGSLWTSIVPSLVLRGVGEALAGEEEEEEEEEEDQSEEGEQGQGQGGMKTTTTTTKKVLVLNATIDRETGPKSKPMTATDFVRAVADAGEQSRRSDPTYQPRPHGKDDNDLGADKDREGRLLRKYVTHLIYLDGQEVGGQLARTGTAPKVDVKELEGLGIKCVRVEGRVQEDGKEVRYDEGGLGEALEGILDE from the exons ATGAGCGACAAAAGGACGGGCATCACCGTTTTCTCTGGAG GCACCGCGGCGAACAGCCTTGTTGATGTGTTCAACGGGATCAttgaaaagaagaattgtCAACTCAACTATATCATCCCAATTAGTGACAATGGAGGAAGTTCGTCCGAGTTGATTAGGTTCATTGGAGGGCCAA GTGTTGGTGATATTCGGA GCCGTCTCGTCCGCCTTATCCCAAACCCCTCCAATAACCAAGAAAAAGCCGCCCTCAAAGCGCTCTTCGAGTACCGTCTCCCCGGTGATCCATCAAAGGCCCGTATAGAATGGCTCGACATCGTCGAAGCCCGCCACCTTCTCTGGGCCTACATCTCGTCTCCCAAACGAGAACTCATCCGGTCCATCCTCAACACCTTGAACCTCGAGATCGTCAAGCGAACCCGGCCAACGTCCACCTTCAACTTCGCCGAAGCCTCCATCGGCAACATGTTCCTGACCGGCGCCCGCATCTTCTCCGGCTCCTTTGAGTCCGCCATCTACCTCCTCTCCATGATCTGCTCCATCCCGCCCAACGTCAGCGTCCTCCCCGCCATCAACTCCAACTTCACGCACCACATCTCCGCCGGCCTCGAAGACGGCACGACCATCGCAGGGCAGGTAGCCATCAGCCACCCGAGCGCGCCCACCGCTTTGCCAGACGACGTCAAGATCTCGCTGGCCAcgccctccttccctcccttGTTGCACGGGGGACACGGCCACGGcgctcctccctcctcggcAAACCTTCACCCCGCCGCCATGGTGGCCATGGCGATGCACGACGGCGGCATCATCAAGCTGCCTCCTCAGCATTTGACCGTCCCATCTACTGCtggatcctcctcctccaccgccgcctcctcctcctccgtaaCCACGTCGCAAAAAACCACCCCAACCAAACCCACCTTCCCCTCTCTCCCCTCCCGCCCCGGCGCAAGAGCCCGCTCCCGAACCGAAACCGAAGACGCCTCCCTCCCTGGCTCTCTCCCCTCTCTGCGCACGCAAAATATCTCGTTTAGCAAATCCGATTCGGACGAAGCCGACCAGTTGAGTGCACGGATCGAAAGGGTGTGGTACATTAATCCGTACGGGCACGAGATCTGGCCGAACGCGAATCCCAAGGTGATTGATGCGTTGGCGGGGACGACCATGGTGGTGTACAGCATTGGGAGTTTGTGGACGAGTATTGTGCCTAGTTTGGTGTTGAGGGGGGTGGGGGAGGCTTTGGcgggtgaggaagaggaggaggaggaggaggaggaggaccaaagtgaggagggggagcaagggcaaggacaagGGGGAATgaaaacgacgacgacgacgacgaaaaaGGTATTGGTGCTGAACGCGACGATTGATCGCGAGACAGGGCCAAAGAGTAAACCCATGACGGCGACGGATTTCGTCAGAGCGGTGGCCGATGCCGGGGAGCAATCGCGGAGAAGTGATCCGACTTATCAACCTCGTCCTCACGGTAAGGATGACAATGATCTGGGGGCGGATAAGGATAGAGAAGGGAGACTGCTAAGAAAATACGTCACGCACTTGATCTATCTAGACGGACAAGAAGTGGGTGGACAGCTGGCGAGGACGGGGACAGCGCCAAAGGTGGACGTGAAGGAGCTGGAAGGGTTGGGGATCAAGTGTGTTAGGGTGGAGGGGAGAGTCCAGGAGGATGGGAAGGAGGTTAGGTATGATGAGGGGGGGTTGGGGGAGGCTTTGGAGGGGATTCTTGATGAGTGA